CGCTCCGGTTCCACAGCACCCCTTCCCCTCGGCCACCCTACCTTTCGCTCTGTGCTGCTTCCAGAAGCAGTAACTGGCCAAGAGGGTGAGAAAAACCACACCAGCCAGGGTCACCGACAGAGCCAGCTGGCAGGGAGAGGTCCTTGGGAGGAACACATCTGCAAGGCAAAGTTGCATTGATTTGAACCCAGACAGAGTGGATGTGGCAGCAACAGGAGTGAGGGGAGCCTGCAGCATCCTGCAGTGGTCTGGGAGGATCTCACAGGCATCTTTGGTCAGGCTTTTGAGAGATGAGAAGTGGCTCCTCCCATGAAGCTGACGGGAGCCCAAGCTTTGGCCTGGTCACTGAACTTGGCTAGGCCCTGGCTACACTGCAGATAGGCCGTCTGCTGTGAGAGCTTCTGTTCTGCTGGGGCCGAGCACGCTGGCCGTGCTGGGCTTGGACCTGCTCACGTCTGGCCTTAGGGGTGGGCTGCCTGGGAGACTGCCCAGGGCACTGTCAGAGGAGCTCGCTGCCAGCCAGCACGAGAGCGCAGCAAACTCCCAGAGGCACCGTGTGAGGGGCACCAGatttctcctgcttcctcctggcgGAGGAATGTGGTGGAGCCGTGATGCACAGATACTGCTTGTGCCCCCTACATTCTtccatgcccccctagggggctgtgtgggagggggcagagcaaggaacagTGCCAGggccccctgcatccaggtcactttccccatctgggctgtgctgtggggcatcaggagctgctgctctctgccctccccgtACCCAGCCCAGGGGAGGAAGGTGActtggatgcagggagccctgataTTACTCCTCGCtccccccctcagagccccccagGGGGCACGAGGGGCAATGCGAGCGAGGAGTTGGAGGGGGGagcaagcagcaatgccagctgccccttgcatccaggtcactttccccacctgcgtGCAGGAAGGGAGTGCAGGGGCTAAGAAAGAAGGGATgcaaaagggggctggggagaagggggtgcaggggttggagCACAGGTGTGTTGCTGAGGTTAGGGGTGAAGGGGgtacagtgcaggggttggggtgcaggatgggagtGCAGGGCTTAGCTGCAGAAGGGGTTCAGAAAGGTTTAGCAGGGAATGTGGaataggagaagagaaggggttCAGAAGGTGGTTGGGGACAAGGGGCGCAAGAGAGTTAGGGGAGAAGgcggcacagtgcaggggttggggtgcaggaggggagtacAGGGGGATAGGGAAGAAGGGGTGCAGTAGGGAGTTGGGCAGAAGGGCTGCAGGGGTTAGGGACACAGGATGGGGTTcagaggttggggaaagggggggaagggcagggattaGGAGAGAAGGGTTCAGAAGGGTTTAGGGGAGAAGGGGCACAGggagatggggagaagggggagcaggaggggttggggagatGGGGTTTTTCATTAGTATTGTTATTGTGTATTTTACAAAtagtttgacacacacacacacacacacacacacacacacacccctcagatTAGAAGTGTGAAATCCCACTCAGTTTGATCAGTGAGCACCACCTCTCAGCTACTCGGCACTAGCACAAGATGGGTCCATCTCCCCCCGTCTGCCTggttccctccttcccttacTCTAGTCTTGGAGCATGCAGAAACCGAAGTAAGGGCAGCAACACACCCTCTGCCATGCCTCCCTTATTactgcgctgctgctgtcggGGGCACTGCCGTCAGAACTGGTGCCCCAGCCAGCACCCGCCGCTCTCTGGCTGGCCAGCCAGGGCTACATTCTGAGCCCCAGAACCTCGTTCAATACAAATTAGGCactgggaagaggcagtgggaccctggggctgtggggagccggGAGAGCCTGTgaaggccaggggcaatgggagggCAGCCACAGGGGTTGGGGCAATAGGGGTCACTGCATCCATAGGGGCCAGGGTGCCAAAATACAAGgtcacccagggtgccattttcccaaaGGCTGGCCCTGGACCTGCTATGTGCATCGTTGCTGTTCTCTCTTGGCCGAGACGGGGGTTGAGGACAGAGCAGGACAGGTTCTGGTTCGAAGCGTCTCTTATAACAGCAGCAGTGTGAGTATCAAACAGCCGGTCAGCCTGCTGGGATATTTTCTCCATCACTGGTGCTAGTCGCTGCCCGCTGAGGTCTCTCCACAGCACTTGGAGCTTTGGATACCATCCGGCCGATTCACACACCATGTGGATCCCTCCATCCTGATATCCATCGACAGAAAGGTGAGGGGTGGAGCCCAGGCCTGGAGGGGAATGGAGTGAACCTGTGTCATTGCTACACCCTGGGCCCACCAGAGAACTGCTCTGGTGCAGACTGGAGTGTGGGCCTGTGGCAGTGGGAGT
The sequence above is a segment of the Chrysemys picta bellii isolate R12L10 unplaced genomic scaffold, ASM1138683v2 scaf2495, whole genome shotgun sequence genome. Coding sequences within it:
- the LOC135980277 gene encoding butyrophilin subfamily 3 member A2-like; translated protein: MSFKVIGPDGPIRVLVGEDALLPCHLSPSMSAESMEVRWFRSTLSAVVHLYRDGRDQAGQQTAPYRSRTKLLKDGIANGTVSLRIHNITPSDEGTYGCLFQSPTFYEEAALELEVAGLGSTPHLSVDGYQDGGIHMVCESAGWYPKLQVLWRDLSGQRLAPVMEKISQQADRLFDTHTAAVIRDASNQNLSCSVLNPRLGQERTATMHIAGPGPAFGKMAPWVTLYFGTLAPMDAVTPIAPTPVAALPLPLAFTGSPGSPQPQGPTASSQCLICIERGSGAQNVALAGQPESGGCWLGHQF